The Lutibacter sp. Hel_I_33_5 genome has a window encoding:
- a CDS encoding polysaccharide deacetylase family protein has translation MLIVSNYHYIRESFESKYPSIFGVTPKQFQKQLEQLATYGEFISQEQLVSFRNKKFDKNYILITFDDGLSEQYELAKPILDKLGIPYVFFINTMNYTKKEISLVHKVHLVRSQILSKEIIDFISTSFGIHITEEEKKLAQINYNYDDESSACLKYLLNFKLNYSEQEKVITPIFNNLFEEKELVKKLYFTPDQLKELYKDDVLGSHSHHHVPLGLLDASKINKELLASQMFFQDQFGKEAYSVSYPYGSKEACDKVTEIEKSSGFKLGFSMERAVNSQIEKNPLMISRYDCNDLPSGKFDIFKSTDLFKEGVKSNWYQ, from the coding sequence ATGTTAATAGTATCTAATTATCATTATATACGAGAAAGTTTTGAAAGCAAATACCCAAGCATATTTGGAGTAACCCCAAAACAATTTCAAAAACAACTAGAGCAATTAGCTACTTACGGAGAATTTATTTCACAAGAACAATTAGTGTCTTTCAGAAATAAAAAATTTGATAAAAACTATATACTCATAACTTTTGATGATGGCTTGTCAGAACAATATGAACTCGCAAAACCAATTTTGGATAAGTTAGGAATACCCTATGTGTTTTTCATTAACACGATGAACTATACTAAAAAAGAAATCTCATTAGTACATAAAGTACATTTAGTACGCTCACAAATTTTATCAAAAGAAATAATAGATTTTATTTCAACCAGTTTTGGTATTCATATAACAGAAGAAGAAAAAAAATTAGCACAAATTAATTACAACTATGATGATGAAAGTTCAGCATGTTTAAAATATCTTTTAAATTTTAAATTGAATTATAGTGAACAAGAGAAAGTGATAACTCCTATTTTCAATAACTTATTTGAGGAAAAAGAACTGGTGAAAAAATTGTATTTTACACCTGATCAATTAAAAGAATTATATAAAGATGATGTTTTAGGCTCTCATTCACATCACCATGTGCCTTTAGGGTTATTAGATGCGAGTAAAATAAATAAAGAACTTTTAGCATCTCAAATGTTTTTTCAAGATCAGTTTGGTAAAGAAGCATATTCTGTAAGTTATCCTTATGGATCTAAAGAAGCTTGTGATAAAGTTACAGAAATTGAAAAATCGTCAGGTTTTAAACTAGGTTTTTCTATGGAAAGAGCAGTTAATTCTCAAATAGAGAAAAACCCGTTGATGATTTCAAGGTATGATTGTAATGATCTTCCCTCAGGAAAATTTGATATATTTAAGTCAACGGATTTATTTAAAGAAGGAGTTAAAAGTAATTGGTATCAATAA
- a CDS encoding N-acetylneuraminate synthase family protein, with protein sequence MLIIAEIAQAHDGSLGMVHAYIDAVAKTGCNAIKFQTHISEAESSLYEPFRVQFSKQDKTRMDYWKRMEFTLEQWKEIKIHCDEVALEFMSSPFSNAAVDVLEEVGVKRYKIGSGEVNNFVLLEKIAETRKPVIISSGMSSFKELDATVQFLKDKKIDFSILQCTTSYPTTPKQYGLNVIGELKEKYKVPIGFSDHSSSIETCIAATALGAEILEFHVVFNKEMFGPDVKSSLTIEETTTLVKSVRNIETALQNPINKNDNSSFNELKQIFEKSLAINKDLPKGHVITFSDLETKKPKGFGILASEYKQVLGKKIVGNMDQWSFLNYNDIEN encoded by the coding sequence ATGTTGATCATTGCAGAAATAGCACAAGCGCACGATGGTAGTTTAGGTATGGTGCATGCTTATATTGATGCGGTTGCAAAAACGGGTTGTAATGCTATAAAATTCCAAACTCATATTTCCGAAGCAGAAAGTAGTTTGTATGAGCCCTTTCGAGTGCAATTTTCCAAACAAGATAAAACTCGTATGGATTATTGGAAGCGAATGGAGTTTACTTTAGAACAATGGAAAGAAATAAAAATACACTGTGATGAAGTAGCTTTAGAATTTATGAGTTCGCCATTTAGTAATGCAGCAGTAGATGTCTTAGAAGAAGTAGGAGTAAAGCGTTATAAAATAGGCTCAGGAGAAGTAAATAATTTTGTGTTATTAGAAAAAATAGCAGAAACAAGGAAGCCAGTAATTATTTCATCAGGAATGAGCTCTTTTAAGGAGTTGGATGCAACAGTTCAGTTTTTAAAAGATAAAAAAATAGATTTTTCAATATTGCAATGTACTACGTCATACCCTACAACACCAAAACAATATGGTTTAAATGTAATAGGAGAACTTAAAGAAAAATATAAAGTCCCAATAGGGTTTTCAGATCACTCATCAAGTATAGAAACATGTATAGCAGCAACTGCATTAGGAGCTGAAATATTAGAATTCCATGTGGTTTTTAATAAAGAAATGTTTGGGCCAGATGTAAAATCTTCATTAACAATTGAAGAAACAACAACATTGGTAAAATCAGTTAGAAATATAGAAACTGCGTTGCAAAACCCGATAAATAAAAATGATAACTCTAGTTTTAATGAGTTGAAACAAATTTTTGAAAAATCATTAGCAATTAATAAAGATTTACCGAAAGGTCATGTGATTACCTTTTCAGATTTAGAAACTAAAAAACCTAAAGGATTTGGTATATTAGCAAGTGAGTACAAACAAGTGTTAGGAAAAAAAATAGTTGGAAATATGGATCAATGGAGTTTTCTAAACTATAACGATATTGAAAATTAA
- the neuC gene encoding UDP-N-acetylglucosamine 2-epimerase, whose translation MAVKKICVVVTARPSYSRIKTALKAIQEHSKLELQLVVAGSALLGRYGNAVDFIEKDGFKIAEKVFMVLEGETPTSMAKTTGLGVMELANVFYKLQPDAVITIADRFETIATSIGASYQNIPLIHIQGGEVTGNIDEKVRHANTKLADLHLVASEDAKERVIKMGENPQMVFNTGCPSIDLANEIKDTPKLNFNPIEKYGGVGEVIDWEKGYIVVMQHPVTTEYDSAKADVLKTLAAVNELAIPTFWFWPNVDAGSDGTSNGIRTFREVVKPKNIHFFKNMEPNDFLRLLVNSKCLIGNSSVGIRECSYLAVPTVNIGTRQNRRQRGSNVLDVIYNKKKIKEAIENRISIKTIQTESIYGDGTSGKRIAEIIANTELTFHKTIEY comes from the coding sequence ATGGCAGTTAAAAAAATATGTGTAGTAGTTACGGCACGCCCTTCATATAGTCGTATTAAAACAGCATTAAAAGCAATTCAAGAGCATTCTAAATTAGAATTGCAATTAGTTGTAGCTGGTTCTGCATTATTAGGAAGATATGGGAATGCAGTAGATTTTATTGAAAAAGATGGCTTTAAAATTGCAGAAAAAGTGTTTATGGTACTAGAAGGAGAAACACCTACTTCTATGGCAAAAACGACAGGGTTAGGAGTTATGGAATTGGCTAATGTATTTTATAAACTACAGCCAGATGCAGTTATCACAATTGCAGATCGGTTTGAAACAATAGCTACAAGTATTGGAGCCTCATATCAGAATATACCCTTAATACATATACAAGGAGGAGAAGTAACGGGCAATATTGATGAAAAAGTTAGACATGCTAATACAAAATTGGCTGATTTACATTTAGTAGCTTCAGAAGATGCAAAAGAACGAGTAATAAAGATGGGAGAAAATCCTCAAATGGTATTTAATACAGGATGTCCGTCAATAGACTTAGCAAATGAAATAAAAGATACTCCAAAATTAAACTTTAACCCTATCGAAAAATATGGAGGAGTAGGAGAGGTTATCGATTGGGAAAAAGGATACATTGTAGTAATGCAACACCCAGTAACTACCGAGTATGATTCAGCAAAGGCAGATGTTTTAAAAACCTTAGCAGCAGTAAACGAACTTGCTATTCCTACCTTTTGGTTTTGGCCAAATGTAGATGCAGGTTCCGATGGTACCTCAAACGGTATTAGAACATTTAGAGAAGTTGTAAAACCCAAAAACATTCACTTTTTTAAAAATATGGAACCTAATGACTTTTTACGCTTATTGGTAAATAGTAAATGTTTAATAGGTAATTCAAGTGTTGGAATTAGAGAATGTTCTTATTTAGCAGTGCCAACAGTAAACATAGGAACACGTCAAAACAGAAGGCAAAGAGGTTCTAATGTTTTGGATGTTATTTATAATAAGAAAAAAATAAAAGAAGCTATTGAAAATAGAATTTCAATTAAAACAATACAAACTGAAAGTATTTATGGTGATGGAACTTCAGGGAAACGTATTGCAGAAATAATAGCCAATACCGAATTAACATTTCATAAAACTATTGAGTATTAA
- a CDS encoding glycosyltransferase, which yields MKILVLTESLRINETSSGIVSSTFLKALTNNSKNNVTCIYNNVFNYKLTWLENINFIEIDNRQYKRNRFVEAIPKLRGLITNITGIHDESLFEINKWEKFINTILKKEKFDLIIALGSGLEFYPHHAMLNIKTTIPWLANFHDPYPISIYPKPYKKKRTYLLKKQELLTKRIIYKANYVSFPSLYLKELMQSEYGFEDKKSIILPHLGIPLNNLPQSELDNSVSFKKNKFNLLHAGTLLGPRKVESLFKAFIRFINSDIKKKDKAVLNILGKVAKENIDVLNKHKSLNNVNIILDRVSYKKSLQLIQDSDVSLIIEADAEISPFMPGKLADLILLDKPIFALTPKKSETIRVLGDSYKYQSGVNDEEQILTILELIWKDWKEGKLNLIDYKKQKEYISAVEFNKKINQLFTC from the coding sequence ATGAAAATTTTAGTCTTAACAGAATCTTTAAGAATTAATGAAACATCTTCAGGAATAGTTTCTTCAACCTTTTTAAAAGCATTAACTAATAATTCTAAAAATAATGTTACTTGTATTTATAACAATGTTTTTAATTATAAACTAACTTGGTTAGAGAATATTAATTTTATAGAGATTGATAATAGACAATACAAGAGAAATAGATTTGTAGAAGCTATTCCAAAACTTAGAGGATTAATAACTAACATTACGGGAATCCATGATGAGTCGTTATTTGAAATTAATAAATGGGAAAAATTTATTAATACGATTTTAAAGAAAGAAAAATTTGATTTAATAATTGCTTTAGGTTCAGGATTAGAGTTTTATCCACACCATGCAATGCTGAATATAAAAACTACAATTCCTTGGTTAGCAAACTTTCATGATCCATACCCAATAAGTATATACCCAAAACCATATAAAAAGAAAAGAACGTATTTGTTAAAAAAGCAAGAATTACTTACAAAAAGAATAATTTACAAAGCAAATTATGTTTCTTTCCCATCATTATATTTAAAAGAATTGATGCAGTCAGAATACGGGTTTGAAGACAAAAAAAGTATTATTTTGCCACATTTAGGAATTCCTTTAAACAATTTACCTCAATCAGAATTAGATAATTCTGTTAGTTTTAAAAAAAATAAATTTAATCTTTTACATGCTGGAACATTGTTAGGACCAAGAAAAGTTGAAAGTTTGTTTAAGGCATTTATAAGATTTATTAATAGTGATATTAAAAAGAAAGACAAAGCTGTTTTAAACATACTAGGAAAAGTAGCTAAAGAAAATATAGATGTTTTAAATAAGCATAAATCTTTAAATAATGTAAATATTATTTTAGATAGAGTTAGTTATAAAAAGAGTCTTCAACTAATTCAAGATTCAGATGTTTCTTTAATAATTGAAGCTGATGCTGAAATAAGCCCTTTTATGCCAGGAAAATTAGCAGATTTAATTTTATTAGATAAACCAATATTTGCTTTAACACCCAAAAAATCTGAAACAATTAGAGTTTTAGGAGATAGTTATAAATACCAATCAGGTGTAAATGATGAAGAACAAATTTTAACAATTTTAGAACTTATATGGAAAGATTGGAAAGAAGGAAAGTTAAATTTAATAGATTATAAGAAACAAAAAGAATATATTAGTGCAGTAGAATTCAATAAAAAAATTAACCAATTATTTACATGTTGA
- a CDS encoding UDP-glycosyltransferase, with product MKKKVLILLPDGIGLRNFAYSDFYNKLSKQNSVLFWNNTEFPLKQKLNINEFPLINTKTHNLTDIIKTAKNKIELKLNSIAFKDEVYLSYIFKNKIISIKTLLKKALVNFFVTFYNSKKGIEKLNKYINYLERKTILYRNALEQLKEINPGVVFCTNQRNSVAIAPILAAKDLHIKTITFIYSWDNLPKATLVIEPDYYFVWSDFMRDELKMYYPQIKYSQIRVTGSPQFELHFDKELEVKKKSFFIEYNLDLDKKYLCFSGDDVTTSPYDEYYLEDLAKTVVALNKEGNNLGIIYRKCPVDFTGRQNKIIDKYKDVIFPIDPMWNDLGNSWNKVMPLKRDLELLTNTIKFSEIVINVGSSMVFDAVAKNKPCAYINYNTNKGDVSKWDINKIYKFIHFKSMPSSKAVLWINKKDDLKKVILDSLNGQVSLNETKKWFDKIVKTPQNQASENIVKEINKILNEKN from the coding sequence ATGAAAAAAAAAGTTTTAATTTTACTACCAGATGGGATAGGTCTAAGGAATTTTGCCTATTCAGATTTTTACAATAAATTATCAAAACAAAATTCAGTATTATTTTGGAATAATACTGAGTTTCCTTTAAAACAAAAATTAAACATAAATGAATTTCCTTTAATAAATACAAAAACACATAACTTAACGGATATAATAAAAACAGCAAAAAATAAAATTGAACTTAAATTAAATTCTATAGCATTTAAAGATGAAGTATACCTATCTTATATCTTTAAAAATAAAATTATCTCAATTAAAACCTTATTAAAAAAAGCACTAGTTAATTTCTTTGTGACTTTTTACAATTCTAAAAAAGGTATAGAAAAACTAAATAAGTATATAAATTATCTAGAAAGAAAAACCATTTTATATAGAAATGCATTAGAACAATTAAAAGAGATTAACCCGGGTGTTGTTTTTTGCACAAATCAAAGAAATTCAGTAGCAATAGCTCCAATTCTTGCAGCTAAAGATTTACATATAAAAACAATTACATTTATTTACTCATGGGATAACTTGCCTAAAGCAACTTTAGTCATAGAACCTGATTATTATTTTGTTTGGAGTGATTTTATGAGAGATGAATTAAAAATGTATTATCCCCAAATAAAATATAGTCAAATAAGAGTTACTGGTTCTCCTCAATTTGAGTTGCATTTTGATAAAGAATTAGAAGTGAAAAAAAAGAGTTTTTTTATAGAATATAATTTAGATTTAGATAAAAAGTATTTATGTTTTTCAGGTGATGATGTTACAACATCACCTTATGATGAATATTATTTAGAAGACCTAGCAAAAACAGTTGTTGCATTAAATAAAGAAGGAAATAACTTAGGAATTATTTATAGAAAATGTCCGGTTGATTTTACAGGTCGACAAAATAAAATTATAGATAAATATAAAGACGTTATTTTTCCAATAGATCCAATGTGGAATGACCTAGGAAACTCTTGGAATAAAGTTATGCCTTTAAAAAGGGATTTAGAATTATTAACTAATACAATAAAATTCTCAGAAATAGTAATAAATGTAGGTTCATCAATGGTATTTGATGCTGTAGCAAAAAACAAGCCTTGTGCTTATATTAATTATAATACTAATAAAGGTGATGTATCAAAATGGGATATTAATAAGATTTATAAATTCATTCATTTTAAATCTATGCCTTCAAGCAAAGCAGTTTTATGGATAAATAAAAAAGATGATTTGAAAAAGGTAATTCTTGATTCTTTAAATGGTCAAGTTTCATTAAATGAAACTAAAAAGTGGTTTGATAAAATTGTTAAAACACCTCAAAATCAAGCTTCAGAGAATATAGTAAAAGAAATTAACAAGATTTTAAATGAAAAAAATTAA
- a CDS encoding DapH/DapD/GlmU-related protein, translated as MKKIKLYIKKQIKSFLGIETTRMYVSKLIKRGLIIGNNFNIQKGVILDDTHCWLITIGNNVTLAPNVHILCHDASTKYHLNYTKISPVEIKDNVFIGASSIIMPGVTIGENVIVAANSVVTKNISSNKVVAGIPAKPICNTDEYIEKCKNEMEDNNKFDERYLLKNITSDKKTHMKSILYSSKNKNGYIV; from the coding sequence ATGAAAAAAATTAAATTATATATAAAAAAACAAATTAAATCCTTTTTAGGTATTGAAACTACTAGAATGTATGTTTCTAAGTTAATTAAAAGAGGATTAATTATTGGAAATAATTTTAATATTCAGAAAGGAGTGATACTTGATGATACTCATTGTTGGCTTATAACAATTGGTAATAATGTAACTTTAGCTCCAAATGTTCATATTTTATGTCATGATGCTAGTACTAAATATCATTTAAATTATACTAAAATTTCTCCTGTAGAGATTAAAGATAATGTCTTTATTGGAGCTTCATCTATTATAATGCCTGGAGTTACTATAGGTGAAAATGTTATTGTTGCAGCTAATTCAGTTGTTACAAAAAATATTTCATCTAATAAGGTAGTTGCTGGAATCCCAGCTAAACCTATTTGTAATACTGATGAATATATTGAAAAATGTAAAAATGAAATGGAAGATAATAATAAGTTCGACGAGAGATATTTACTTAAAAATATAACTTCAGATAAAAAAACACATATGAAATCAATTTTATATTCTTCAAAAAATAAAAATGGATATATTGTTTAA
- a CDS encoding cytidylyltransferase domain-containing protein has product MKILGLIPARGGSKGVPYKNIKKLNGKPLLQYTSEIALKSKYLSKVILTTDDDKIMKVGKQLNLEVPFKRPAELALDASPTLSVILHTLEYYESKNVFFDAVCLLQVTSPFRTLQFLNNAIEKFIVKETDSLISVLEIPHEYNPHWSFEVNSSGNLDIATGESEIISRRQELPKAYHRDGSIYITKTTVIKNQKSLYGKTIAYIESPKSLYVNIDTIEDWYKAEDMAILLNK; this is encoded by the coding sequence ATGAAAATACTTGGATTAATCCCTGCTAGAGGAGGTTCAAAAGGAGTTCCTTATAAAAATATAAAAAAGCTAAATGGAAAACCATTACTGCAATATACATCTGAGATAGCATTAAAATCTAAATATCTTTCAAAAGTGATTTTAACCACAGATGATGATAAAATAATGAAAGTTGGAAAACAACTAAACCTAGAAGTTCCTTTTAAAAGACCGGCCGAATTGGCTTTAGATGCATCACCTACGTTATCAGTTATTTTACATACGTTAGAATATTATGAATCTAAAAATGTTTTTTTTGATGCAGTATGTTTATTACAAGTTACAAGTCCTTTTAGAACACTACAATTTTTAAATAATGCAATTGAAAAGTTTATTGTAAAAGAAACTGATAGTTTAATTTCTGTATTAGAAATACCTCATGAATATAATCCTCATTGGAGTTTTGAAGTAAATTCATCGGGAAACCTTGATATAGCTACTGGAGAGTCAGAAATTATTTCTAGACGACAAGAATTGCCAAAAGCATACCACAGAGATGGTAGTATTTATATAACTAAAACCACAGTCATAAAAAACCAAAAGTCTTTATACGGAAAAACAATTGCCTATATTGAATCACCAAAATCATTGTATGTAAATATTGATACAATAGAAGATTGGTATAAAGCAGAAGATATGGCTATTTTATTAAATAAATAA
- the asnB gene encoding asparagine synthase (glutamine-hydrolyzing) — protein sequence MCGIVGIIGEKANINTLKSMLKVQQHRGPDFTGIFQNKNIVLGHNRLSIIDLSEIANQPFISSNKRYTLVFNGEIYNYLELKNELITYNFVTNSDTEVLLAAYIKWGKKCLSKLNGMFSFAIWDSQKEVLFAARDRFGVKPFYYHKTDSTFYFSSEIKTLHETEIEKAPSEKAWANYLVYGSYGMPNETFWENILQLPGGYFLTYVKGKLSSEKWYFFEKEVLKHQKNESIKKVKSTYKKLLKESIKLRFRADVKIGFNISGGLDSSILLAFVNQINTKQNIKAYTFCTNDERYDELPWVKQMISLTNNPLSEVILEPNKEIEDKIKYVSDIQDEPFGGIPTVAYSQIFKQARKEGTIVLLDGQGMDEQWAGYDYYTQQGDATIQGVRKSPFRTNVLRTGFLKLAEKPVYPKPFNNRILDMQYRDLFYTKIPRALRFNDRISMAYSTELREPFLDYRLVEFAFAQPLKYKINKRVQKYLLRELASEYLGNTITYAPKRPLQTPQREWLGGELKKFVTDNLDKLKSSEYSKWFNSMELDKEWELYLAGNNDASFHIWQWVNLSLILR from the coding sequence ATGTGTGGAATAGTAGGAATAATTGGTGAAAAAGCTAATATTAATACATTAAAGTCTATGTTAAAAGTTCAGCAGCATAGAGGCCCGGATTTTACAGGGATATTTCAAAATAAAAATATAGTCTTAGGGCATAATAGATTATCAATTATAGATTTATCAGAAATAGCCAACCAACCTTTTATTTCCTCCAATAAAAGATACACCTTAGTTTTTAATGGTGAAATATATAATTATTTAGAATTAAAAAATGAATTGATAACGTATAATTTTGTTACAAATTCTGATACAGAAGTTTTACTTGCTGCATATATAAAATGGGGTAAAAAATGTTTAAGTAAGTTAAATGGAATGTTTTCGTTTGCAATCTGGGATTCTCAAAAAGAAGTATTATTTGCAGCACGAGATCGTTTTGGTGTAAAACCGTTTTATTATCATAAAACTGATAGTACATTTTACTTTTCTTCAGAAATAAAAACATTGCATGAAACTGAAATAGAAAAAGCACCATCAGAAAAGGCATGGGCAAATTATTTAGTTTATGGTAGCTACGGTATGCCAAATGAAACATTTTGGGAAAACATTTTACAATTACCAGGAGGTTATTTTTTAACTTATGTGAAGGGGAAATTATCTTCTGAAAAGTGGTATTTTTTTGAGAAAGAAGTTTTGAAGCATCAAAAAAATGAGTCAATTAAAAAGGTAAAGTCAACATATAAAAAGTTATTAAAAGAGAGTATCAAGTTACGTTTTAGAGCAGATGTAAAAATAGGATTTAATATTAGTGGAGGATTAGACAGTTCTATATTACTTGCATTTGTAAATCAGATAAATACAAAGCAGAACATAAAAGCGTATACTTTTTGCACTAATGACGAGCGATATGATGAATTACCTTGGGTTAAACAAATGATATCATTAACAAATAATCCACTCTCAGAAGTAATTTTAGAACCAAATAAGGAAATTGAAGATAAAATAAAATATGTATCAGATATTCAAGATGAACCATTTGGAGGTATTCCGACAGTAGCATATAGCCAAATTTTTAAACAAGCGAGAAAAGAAGGAACAATAGTATTGCTAGATGGTCAAGGAATGGATGAACAATGGGCTGGGTATGATTATTATACACAACAAGGAGATGCAACAATTCAAGGAGTGCGAAAATCACCTTTTAGAACGAATGTGCTAAGGACTGGATTTTTAAAGCTTGCAGAAAAACCAGTTTATCCTAAGCCATTTAATAACCGAATTTTAGATATGCAGTACCGTGATTTGTTTTATACTAAAATACCAAGAGCATTACGTTTTAACGATCGTATATCTATGGCTTACAGTACAGAGTTACGAGAACCTTTTTTAGATTATAGATTAGTAGAATTTGCTTTTGCTCAACCATTAAAATATAAAATTAACAAAAGAGTTCAGAAATATTTATTAAGAGAACTAGCTTCAGAATATTTAGGTAACACAATAACCTATGCACCTAAAAGACCTTTGCAAACTCCTCAACGTGAGTGGTTGGGAGGAGAATTAAAGAAGTTTGTTACAGATAATTTAGATAAATTGAAGTCTTCAGAATATTCAAAATGGTTTAATTCAATGGAATTAGATAAAGAATGGGAGTTGTATCTTGCGGGAAATAATGATGCTAGTTTTCATATATGGCAATGGGTAAATTTAAGTTTAATTTTAAGATGA
- a CDS encoding formyltransferase family protein yields the protein MSRVIFLTSDSLRHKYIAAQLSEYFDLKLIITEKKSIKIEDTTDLTEEDAAFTAKHFKARAESESSFFSAYTSFPKGVKCVNLEHRKINTEAVLDTINKVKPHRIILFGTSIIKNPLLQKYTGKIINLHLGLSPYYKGSATNLFPVIYNEISCIGATIHIVNEKVDQGPILHQLRPEIKTSDILHDLGNKVIHQSGKELPVIIQKHIDKASIGVIQTQKGKVFRLKNLTTSLLRKAYINIEKGAIDNYLKNKEATDKEYPIITLL from the coding sequence ATGAGTAGAGTTATTTTTTTAACAAGTGATAGTTTGCGACATAAGTATATAGCTGCTCAATTGAGTGAATATTTTGACTTGAAATTAATTATTACAGAAAAAAAATCAATAAAAATAGAAGACACTACTGATTTAACAGAAGAAGATGCGGCTTTTACTGCAAAGCATTTTAAAGCAAGAGCAGAAAGTGAATCCTCTTTCTTTTCAGCATACACTAGTTTCCCTAAAGGAGTGAAATGCGTTAATTTAGAACATAGAAAAATAAATACCGAAGCAGTATTAGATACAATTAATAAAGTTAAACCTCATAGAATTATACTATTTGGCACATCAATTATTAAAAACCCGTTATTACAAAAATACACAGGTAAAATTATAAATTTGCATCTAGGATTATCACCTTACTATAAGGGATCTGCTACAAATTTATTCCCAGTAATATATAACGAAATTTCTTGTATAGGCGCTACAATTCATATTGTAAATGAAAAAGTAGATCAAGGACCTATATTACATCAATTAAGACCAGAGATTAAAACCTCTGATATTTTACATGATCTAGGAAATAAAGTGATACATCAGTCAGGAAAGGAATTGCCTGTGATTATTCAAAAACATATAGATAAAGCTTCAATAGGGGTAATACAAACACAAAAAGGTAAAGTTTTTCGATTGAAAAATTTGACAACATCATTGCTTAGAAAAGCGTATATTAATATCGAAAAAGGAGCAATAGATAATTACTTGAAAAATAAAGAAGCGACTGATAAAGAATACCCTATAATTACTTTGTTATGA